Proteins from a single region of Gossypium arboreum isolate Shixiya-1 chromosome 1, ASM2569848v2, whole genome shotgun sequence:
- the LOC128279892 gene encoding uncharacterized protein LOC128279892 — MGEPVRAVPVNTGRLQACGDCGRMHQGECWKRSGACFRCGSKEHRIKDCPRRATPAQVAEQGAERPAQPVRDGPPLPRGRGQGRGGNGRGRGAPGRGIGNADARQPALVYAARRREEGDAPDVITGEP; from the coding sequence atgggggaaccggttcgagcagttccggtgaacacaggtagactgcaagcttgtggagattgcggcagaatgcatcaaggagagtgctggaagcgttctggggcttgttttcgttgtgggtctaaggagcataggattaaggattgtcctaggagggccactccagCTCAAgtggccgaacaaggggctgagcgaccggctcaacctgtgagggatggaccaccgctgccaagaggtcgtggacaaggtcgcggaggtaatggccgtggacgtggggcacccggcaggggtattggtaacgcggatgctcgtcagccagctttggtgtatgctgctcgtcgccgcgaggagggtgacgcacctgatgtcataactg